GTCGGTGGGGCGGCAGAATCAAGCGAAGCGTTGACGGTCGGGGCCTCGACCAATCTCCACGTGAGCGATGGAATTCAGCGCGCCGCGCTTCGTCTGGAAGAGCACGGCCTCGAGATCTCTGGCATTCGCGGAGCAAATGGCGCGGCTCCGTTTCCCGCACAGCTCGTCGGACCGCTCGTGGATGTGGACCTCATAGATGGCGAGGCGCCTGGGCTCCTTTGCGATCCGCTTCCGGCCGGATCGCTCCAAGATGCACTCGCTCTTATCCAGAGGGGAGTATGTACCTTCCAGACGAAGGTCACTAATGCTGCTCGAGCGGGAGCTATCGCCGCCGTGATTTACAACTCTCCAGAGGGCGGTGACCTATTTTTCCGCATGGACCTACAGGGCGCTCCACTTCCTGCCATCTCCATCATACGCTCTGACGGGTTGTGGCTAAAGGCTGTGCTCGCCCGAAGCCTCGGTCGTGAGCGCTGGCCTACGGTCCGTTTGTTCATCCAAGAGCCTCGGACCTTTCCGGACACACCGAACCTTCTAGCGAGTTTTAGCTCGCGCGGGCCGAGCAACGATTATCAAATCAAGCCGGATTTAGTGACCGTCGGGACAGGGAGCTACGCTGCTGTCCAAGATGACGATCCCCGGGGCGAAAATCGCTTCCCCACCTCTCCTCCAGACATTGGGCAGAGCGCCATGTATGACCCCTCGGGATTCGCCTTCTCGCAAGGGACGAGCTTCGCCGCTCCGCGAGCGGCGGGAGCGGCGGCGCTCCTGCGTCAACTTCATCCGGATTGGACGCCGGCCGAAATCAAGGCTGCTCTTGTGACGACTGCGGTGCGTCCTCCGGAAATCGCGACGCTGGGCGTAATGGATCGCGGAGCGGGTCTATTGAATCTCCCGGCTGCCGCGCGCTTACAAACCATCGCTCTCCCGGCCAGCCTCAGCTTCGGCCGACAGCTTGTGACGGCGCCGACCGCGTTCGAGCGAGCCTTCCGCCTGACGAACAAATCCGCCACGGCAACGGAGTATCGTTTGCGCATTGCCCTCGCTTCTGGCGTTCAACTTGTGCGCGCTGCGCTCAGCACGACCGAATTTCGTCTGCTGCCCGGTGAGAGCACGACGGTGACCGTGAGGCTCACCGTGGACTCCTTGCCTCCCCTTGGGACCTCCGATGCCGAAGGCTACATTTTGGTCTCCGATGGCGATCGGACGATCCCTGGGGAAATCGCCATCCCATTCTGGATCCGCCTCCTGCGGTTCCAGTGAACCATGTGAGGAACGCCTATGCGAGCTTGGAGAACGCTTCCCGTGATGTTCACCGCGAGCGTGCTCGCGTACATACCTCTGGCCTTTCCGATGCAAGAATCCGGCGAGTACCTTACGAGCAAAGAGATCGAACAGATGAAGGAGGCACAGCGCATTGACCTGCGCGTGAAGGTGCTCATGAAGATCGCCGAGCGTCGCCTTCAGGCTCTCGAACAAACGGCGACATCCCCTTCGAAGAAAAAAGAAGAAGAGGCCTGGGGACCGCTCCCGAAAGGAACGCCCGAGGAACTGCTGCAGCATTACATCAAGGCCATTGATGAGACCATCCTCAATATCGAGGACGCCCATAGCCAGGATCCGGAGAACGAATTCTTGCACTCGGCGCTGAAGGCGTTCCGAGAGGCGACCGATCGGTATCTGCTCCGCCTGAAGGCGCTTAAAGATGGGCTCAAAAGCCCCGAGGCTCAAGAGACCCTCGATCGCGCGATCGAAGCGACGGAGCTGGCGAATGCTGACGCTCGCGAGGGGGAAGCGCGCTTCGCCAAGCCGAAGAAGAAATAGCCGCGCGCCGTGCTGTTTTGCCGGAGAGCTCACTAGCGATGAGCGCGCATCACGCTCGAGATCCTTGACAGAGGGGAACTTGCCCCCTATAATGACCCTTTAGTCAAATGGCCCATGTTCAACGAGTTGAGTCAAGGAGGCAGCCAAGCGTGATCAAACAAGACATCGTCAACCGCGTGGCCGAGAGAACGGGCTTACCCAAGAGTCGGGTCGAGATGGCGGTGGATGCCTTTTTCGAGGCGATGAAGCAAGCGTTGAAAAACGGATACCGCATTGAGCTGCGAGGATTCGGGGTCTTCCTGGTTCGACCACGCAAGCGCGGCATTGGACGAAATCCGAAGACGGGGGACGTGGTCCCCATCCCCGAAGGGAAGACGATTCGGTTCAAACCCAGCAAGGAATTGCGTTGAACAGACGCCGTGAATGGACGCGCATGGCATTCCACGGAACCTTTATTTCCCGTGCAGATTCTCCCGGCGCGGGAGTCACGTATTCCGCTTCGACGCTTGCTGCTTCATGTCGCCCTTCTGTTGAGTACACTGGTGACGACCTTTTTGGCTGGAGCGTTCTTCGCATTGAGCAACGTAGACTGGGAGGAACTGAGCACGGCGTTCACCCACCCGGCGGTCGTCTCCAGTGGTCTCGCCTATTCCTTCACCCTTCTGGCGATCCTACTGGCCCATGAGCTGGGCCACTATCTCATGTGCCAACGCTATGGGATTCGAGCGAGTCTGCCATATTTCATCCCAGCTCCACCGATCATTGGCATTGGGACGTTCGGCGCTTTCATTCGCATTCAAGAACCGATTCGTTCGCGTCGTGCTCTCTTCGACGTTGGGATCGCTGGCCCACTCGCCGGTTTCGTGGTCGCCTTGCCTGCAACGATCGTCGGTCTTTGGTTTGCCGATCCGGCTCCCCCAATCCCTCGTTCCGAAGGAGTGATCACTTTCAATGACCCAGCTCTCTTCATCCTCCTGCAGCGAGTTTTTGACCTTCCGGTCATGATCCAGTGGAATCCCGTACACTTCGCCGCCTGGGTGGGAATGCTGGCGACGAGCTTGAACCTGCTGCCACTGGGGCAACTTGATGGTGGCCACATTGCCTATGCGCTCTTAGGCCCCCGGGGCCACCGGTGGATGGCGCGAGGGATCTTCTTCCTGATGATCGGTCTGGCGTTCTACGCCTATGATCGCCACCGATGGATCGGATGGTTCGTTTACGTCGGTCTCATCGGGCTATTGATCGGCTTGAAGCATCCTCCGCTTGAAGATGAACAGGAATCCCTCGACCGAAGACGGAAAGTCCTTGGGATCATCGCCCTGATTGTCTTCGCCCTCAGCTTCATGCCCTTCCCCATCACGATCACCTGAGGGTGAGAGTTCCCTGATGAGTTTCAGACGATGCGACGCTTCCTCCAAAACCTCCACTCCTTGGAAGCATATGGATTGAGCCTTCTGCTGGTCCTCGAAGGCTCGGCGCAAATCACCTTACGTTCGGACCTAGTCCTCGTGCCGGTGACCGTGAGAGATCGACAAGGCCGCCTCGTCCGTGATCTCACGCAGGAGGATTTCGAAGTCTTCGACAACGGTCGCAAGCAGCCCATCGCGTTCTTCTCCAGGGAACCCGCATCGGGCATGCTCTCTCGCCCATTGGTGATGAGCGTTTTGCTAGACGCGAGTGGAAGCGCCGCTGCGACCTGGCACGCCCAAGCATCGGCCCTTCGAAGTCTCCTTCGCTGGCTTGGACCTGAGATTCGGGCACACCTCCT
The genomic region above belongs to Blastocatellia bacterium and contains:
- a CDS encoding site-2 protease family protein codes for the protein MQILPARESRIPLRRLLLHVALLLSTLVTTFLAGAFFALSNVDWEELSTAFTHPAVVSSGLAYSFTLLAILLAHELGHYLMCQRYGIRASLPYFIPAPPIIGIGTFGAFIRIQEPIRSRRALFDVGIAGPLAGFVVALPATIVGLWFADPAPPIPRSEGVITFNDPALFILLQRVFDLPVMIQWNPVHFAAWVGMLATSLNLLPLGQLDGGHIAYALLGPRGHRWMARGIFFLMIGLAFYAYDRHRWIGWFVYVGLIGLLIGLKHPPLEDEQESLDRRRKVLGIIALIVFALSFMPFPITIT
- a CDS encoding integration host factor subunit beta, which encodes MIKQDIVNRVAERTGLPKSRVEMAVDAFFEAMKQALKNGYRIELRGFGVFLVRPRKRGIGRNPKTGDVVPIPEGKTIRFKPSKELR